GGAACGCTAGTTTCTGTGGAGCCGTCCTTGAAATACCACCCTGGCTTGTTTGAGGTTCTAACCTAGGTCCGTAATCCGGATCGGGGACAGTGCATGGTAGGCAGTTTGACTGGGGCGGTCTCCTCCCAAAGTGTAACGGAGGAGTACGAAGGTACGCTAGGTACGGTCGGAAATCGTGCTGATAGTGCAATGGCAAAAGCGTGCTTAACTGCGAGACTGACAAGTCGAGCAGGTGCGAAAGCAGGTCATAGTGATCCGGTGGTTCTGTATGGAAGGGCCATCGCTCAACGGATAAAAGGTACTCTGGGGATAACAGGCTGATACCGCCCAAGAGTTCATATCGACGGCGGTGTTTGGCACCTCGATGTCGGCTCATCTCATCCTGGGGCTGTAGCCGGTCCCAAGGGTATGGCTGTTCGCCATTTAAAGAGGTACGTGAGCTGGGTTTAAAACGTCGTGAGACAGTTTGGTCCCTATCTGCCGTGGGCGTTGGAAGTTTGAAGGGGGCTGCTCCTAGTACGAGAGGACCGGAGTGGACGAACCTCTGGTGTACCGGTTGTCACGCCAGTGGCATCGCCGGGTAGCTATGTTCGGAAGAGATAACCGCTGAAAGCATCTAAGCGGGAAACTCGCCTTAAGATGAGACTTCCCTAGGAACTCGATTCCTTTGAAGGGTCGTTCAAGACCAGGACGTTGATAGGTCAGGTGTGGAAGCGCAGTAATGCGTTAAGCTAACTGATACTAATTGCCCGTAAGGCTTGATCCTATAACCAGTGTGTTTTCCCTGGTTTGAGTGACGTGTGTGCCCCAATGGCGCTGATACGCTCACAACCCAATTACATGTAGTACTACGCTTCTTCTGAATTGGTTTTGTTGCACGCCTAGTGCAGCAAGACATACAAGTTATGCCTGATGACCATAGCGAGTTGGAACCACCCCTTCCCATCCCGAACAGGACCGTGAAACGACTCCACGCCGATGATAGTGCGGATACCCGTGTGAAAGTAGGTAATCGTCAGGCTCCCCTAAAGACCCCTTGCTACAACGCGTAGCAAGGGGTTTTTGCTTTGTGTGATCGCTTTATCCTGTGACTTGCGGGGTGGTTCAAGCGCCGGGCAAGCGGGCTGGTCTTGGTGCTTTGGAATGCCCTGCGATGCTGGTAGCAGTTGTTCGTTGCAGAGCGAAAGCTTCCGCCTGTAATCGTCATTTCCGTCGGGCTCACATTTCCGCACAACAGGCGGGCGTCGGCGTTCGTTTCCGCGGCTTCGGTGCGGCGCATGAGAAGGCCTGCCTACCCGGTGTGATGCCTCCACACGCCTGAGGATGTACGCCAATCATCTGACGCTCGGAGGGGTTGAGTGCTACGCCTGTCATTACCGGATCTGGCAAGACCCTAGTGCGCTCCAATGACCGCATCTGGCCTGTCTTGGAGACGATATGGGACTGACGTTCGATTTCTCCCGGAGGCTGACGGCGGCACCGAACGTCTCAACGCTTTGGGGGGTATGTGCATGAAAGACGCCGGCTCCGCAGGGCGTTACCAGGTCACCGAGCTGCTGGACGGTGGAGTGCTGAATGATCGCCGCAAACAGCCCGGAGACGCGCAGGCTTATCTCATCCGTCGTGATGCGGCGTTGACGCCTTTGGCTTACGGCAAACGCATGATTCAACCGGTTGATGGCGTGCTTAACTGCAACTGGGAGCGCGGCATCCGGATGATCTCCATGGCAGCGGATATTGTGGTTGATTGCTGCGATGACCTGGGAGCGACCATTGCCAGTCGCCCGAAAGCCACGCGAAGCATCTCGCAAAAGCTCGGGCGGGAATTCCATAACGCACGAGACAGCCTGAGCCGGTACGTCGACGCCTGATGCCGCCGGATATTGATGTCAACGTGCCGTTGGGAATGATCGAGATCCGGCCCTGATTCACATATTCAAGCAAATCAAAGACTTGCCGCATATAGTGAAAATCCGCAGAGCATCAGGCACAAAAACTGCGTATTTAATGCATGGAAGGTGTTGACAAGGCCGGGGGACATCTCCATAATTGCAAATTCTCTGCGGAGGGGTGCCCGAGTGGCTAAAGGGGGCAGACTGTAAATCTGTTGGCTTACGCCTACGTTGGTTCGAATCCAACCTCCTCCACCAGAATGCGGAAGTAATGAGCGTCGGAAACCTCGGTCTCCGGCGCTTGTTACGAAGAAGCGAGAGTCGGAATCCAAGCGGGTGTAGCTCAATGGTAGAGCAGAAGCCTTCCAAGCTTATGACGAGGGTTCGATTCCCTTCACCCGCTCCAGGTGACGCGCAGAAGCAGTAGAAGTAACAGGATTCGCCCATGTGGCTCAGTGGTAGAGCACTCCCTTGGTAAGGGAGAGGTCGGCAGTTCGATCCTGCCCATGGGCACCAAAAGATAGTGTGAAGCGCGGCAATCAACATGCCGAGCAACCTCGGCAATAGATAACCCCGTTAGGAGTCGAAAATGGCAAAGGAAAAGTTTCAGCGGACCAAGCCGCACGTAAACGTTGGCACCATCGGTCACGTTGACCATGGCAAGACGACCCTGACGGCCGCTATCGCAACGGTTCTGTCGTCGAAGTTCGGCGGCGAAGCCAAGAACTACGCTGACATCGACGCAGCGCCGGAAGAAAAGGCACGCGGTATTACCATCAACACCGCACACATCGAGTACGAAACGGCTAACCGCCACTACGCACACGTTGACTGCCCGGGCCACGCCGACTACGTCAAGAACATGATTACCGGTGCTGCCCAGATGGACGGCGCTATCCTGGTTTGCTCGGCTGCTGACGGCCCGATGCCGCAGACGCGTGAGCACATCCTGCTGGCTCGTCAGGTTGGCGTGCCGTACATCATCGTGTTCCTGAACAAGTGCGACATGGTCGACGACGCCGAGCTGCTCGAGCTGGTCGAAATGGAAGTTCGCGAACTCCTGTCGAAGTACGACTTCCCGGGCGACGATCTGCCGATCATCAAGGGTTCGGCCAAGCTGGCGCTGGAAGGCGACAAGGGCGAACTCGGCGAAGCCGCCATCATGCAATTGGCTGAAGCCCTCGACACGTACATCCCGACGCCGGAGCGTGCAGTCGACAAGGCATTCCTGATGCCGGTGGAAGACGTGTTCTCGATCTCGGGTCGCGGTACGGTTGTGACGGGTCGCGTTGAGTCGGGCGTGATCAAGGTCGGCGAAGAAATCGAAATCGTTGGCATCACGCCGACGGTCAAGACGATTTGCACGGGCGTTGAAATGTTCCGCAAGCTGCTCGACCAAGGTCAGGCAGGCGATAACGTCGGTATTCTGCTGCGCGGCACGAAGCGTGAAGAAGTCCAGCGTGGTCAGGTTCTGGCCAAGCCGGGTTCGATCACGCCGCACACGGACTTCACGGGCGAAGTGTACGTTCTGTCGAAGGATGAAGGTGGTCGTCACACCCCGTTCTTCAACAACTACCGTCCGCAGTTCTACTTCCGCACGACGGACGTGACGGGCTCGATCACCCTGCCGGAAGGCAAGGAAATGGTCATGCCGGGCGATAACGTTTCGATCACCGTCAAGCTGATCGCTCCGATCGCCATGACGGAAGGTCTGCGTTTCGCAATCCGCGAAGGTGGCCGTACTGTCGGCGCCGGCGTGGTTGCAAAGATCTTAGCTTAAGCCGGTACCTTAACGGTCCGCGCTTACGGGGTCAGCTTTTGGCGGCTGGCCCCTCTGCTGTTTTAGGGGTATAGCTCAACTGGCAGAGCGTCGGTCTCCAAAACCGAAGGTTGGGGGTTCGATTCCCTCTGCCCCTGCCAAACAACTGTCTGCAAGCTGGAAATGGCGAATTCTCCCGTAGAAACTGTGCGTACGACTGGCGACAAGCTGCTGCTGGCACTGGCCGCAGTGCTGGTGATTGCTGGCGTCGTGGCGTTCTACGCGTTGGAGCAACAGGCACTGTACGTGCGTGTCGCTGCCATCGTCGTCGTTCTGGCCATCGCAGCAGGTGTTGCATTGGCATCGCAAACCGGCAAAGGCTTCCTGGCTTTTGCCAAGGATGCGTATCGGGAAGTGGGTAAGGTCGTTTGGCCGACCCGTAAAGAGGCCGCTCAAACGACCGCGATTGTCTTCGCGTTCGTCATCGTCATGGCGTTGTATCTGTGGATCAGCGATAAGACGATTGAATGGGCAGTGTTCTCTTTGATTCTTGGCTGGAAGTGATATGTCTGATACCGGGGCTGCACCGAGTAAGAAGCGCTGGTACGTCGTTCATGCTTATTCCGGCATGGAAAAGAGCGTAGCCAAAGCGCTTCGCGAGCGCATTGCGCGCGCTGGCATGGAAGACTACTTCGGCGAAATTCTCGTTCCGACCGAAGAAGTTGTTGAAACAAAAGGTGGCCACAAGTCGGTCACCGAGCGTCGTTTCTTCCCCGGCTATGTGCTGTGTGAGATGGAAATGACGGACGACACGTGGCACTTGGTGAAGAATACCGCCAAGGTCACCGGCTTCGTCGGCGGTACGGGCAATCGTCCGATTCCGATCCGACAGGCCGAGGTCGACAAGATCATGTCGCAAATCAAGGACGGGGTGGAAAAGCCGCGTCCCAAGACGTTGTTCGAGGTGGGCGAGTTGGTTCGAGTCAAGGATGGTCCTTTCACGGACTTCAACGGCTCGGTGGAAGAAGTGAACTACGAAAAATCTCGCCTCCGTGTTTCCGTCACCATTTTCGGACGGGCGACTCCGGTAGAACTGGAGTTCGGACAAGTCGAAAAGATCTAAGAATAAAATGCGCCGGCGCGACGTCCGGCGCGTTTTTGCGTTGGTGACAGCCGTCGCCGAGGAGCGCCAGTAGCCGGATTTCCGGTGAAAACGCGCTATGACTCAACCCCGAATATGCGCCACATATTCGTTCCGGAGTAAACCATGGCAAAGAAAATCATCGGCTTTATCAAGCTGCAGATTCCTGCAGGTAAAGCCAATCCGTCGCCCCCCGTGGGCCCGGCACTGGGTCAACGCGGCCTGAACATCATGGAGTTCTGCAAGGCGTTCAACGCGCAAACGCAGAGCCTCGAGCCGGGTCTGCCGATTCCGGTGGTGATCACCGCATTTGCAGACAAGAGCTTCACGTTCGTCCTGAAGACCCCGCCGGCAACGGTGCTGATCAAGAAGGCTGCCAACCTGCAAAAGGGTTCGAGCAAGCCGCACACCGACAAGGTGGGCAAGATCACCCGCGCACAAGCGGAAGAAATCGCGAAGACCAAGATGCCTGACCTTACCGCCTCCGATCTGGACGCTGCGGTTCGCACCATCGCTGGCAGCGCACGTTCGATGGGCATCACGGTGGAGGGTCTGTAATGGCTAAGATCTCTAAGCGTCAACAAGCACTGGCCGCCAAGGTCGACCGCAACAAGCTGTACCCGGTCGGCGATGCTCTGGCCCTGGTCAAGGAATGCGCAAGCGCCAAGTTCGACGAGTCGATCGACGTCGCCGTGCAACTGGGCGTGGATGCGAAGAAGTCGGACCAAGTGGTTCGTGGTTCGGTCGTTCTGCCGGCAGGTACCGGCAAGTCGGTTCGCGTGGCCGTTTTCGCCCAAGGCGAAAAGGCTGAGCAAGCCAAGGCTGCCGGCGCTGAAATCGTTGGCATGGAAGACCTGGCCGAGCAGATCAAGGCCGGCAACATGGACTTCGATATCGTGATCGCTTCGCCGGACACGATGCGTATCGTCGGTACGCTGGGCCAGATCCTCGGCCCGCGCGGCCTGATGCCGAACCCGAAGGTTGGCACGGTGACCCCGGACGTTGCCACGGCTGTGAAGAACGCCAAGGCAGGTCAGGTGCAGTTCCGCGTTGACAAGGGCGGCATCATTCACGCCACGATCGGTCGCGCATCGTTCGAACCGGCAGCGCTGCAGAAGAACCTGTCGGCCCTGTTGGAAGCCCTGACGAAGGCCAAGCCGGCTTCGAGCAAGGGTGTCTACCTGCGCAAGATCGCCCTGTCGAGCACGATGGGCGTTGGCGTGCGTGTGGACTAGGCTAGCCTGGCTGCCTAAGTGAGACAGTATCGCAATCGCAGGGTGATGGCGTCCCCTGCGATGGCCGAGATCCTCGAGATCGAAAGCCAGTAGCAAAAGACTTTGGGCGGAAGCGAGTTCTTCGGAAAGCGCTTCCGGTTATCAAAGACCGTTGGCGGGAATGGGCACTCACTGACGCTCCCTTAATACGCCAGCCAACGCAGATGGCGAACCCGAACAAGTTTTGCAGTCACACCGTCGCACGCGGGCAACCGGGCGCGAGGGTTGAAACTCC
This window of the Pandoraea fibrosis genome carries:
- the tuf gene encoding elongation factor Tu codes for the protein MAKEKFQRTKPHVNVGTIGHVDHGKTTLTAAIATVLSSKFGGEAKNYADIDAAPEEKARGITINTAHIEYETANRHYAHVDCPGHADYVKNMITGAAQMDGAILVCSAADGPMPQTREHILLARQVGVPYIIVFLNKCDMVDDAELLELVEMEVRELLSKYDFPGDDLPIIKGSAKLALEGDKGELGEAAIMQLAEALDTYIPTPERAVDKAFLMPVEDVFSISGRGTVVTGRVESGVIKVGEEIEIVGITPTVKTICTGVEMFRKLLDQGQAGDNVGILLRGTKREEVQRGQVLAKPGSITPHTDFTGEVYVLSKDEGGRHTPFFNNYRPQFYFRTTDVTGSITLPEGKEMVMPGDNVSITVKLIAPIAMTEGLRFAIREGGRTVGAGVVAKILA
- the secE gene encoding preprotein translocase subunit SecE, which codes for MANSPVETVRTTGDKLLLALAAVLVIAGVVAFYALEQQALYVRVAAIVVVLAIAAGVALASQTGKGFLAFAKDAYREVGKVVWPTRKEAAQTTAIVFAFVIVMALYLWISDKTIEWAVFSLILGWK
- the nusG gene encoding transcription termination/antitermination protein NusG → MSDTGAAPSKKRWYVVHAYSGMEKSVAKALRERIARAGMEDYFGEILVPTEEVVETKGGHKSVTERRFFPGYVLCEMEMTDDTWHLVKNTAKVTGFVGGTGNRPIPIRQAEVDKIMSQIKDGVEKPRPKTLFEVGELVRVKDGPFTDFNGSVEEVNYEKSRLRVSVTIFGRATPVELEFGQVEKI
- the rplK gene encoding 50S ribosomal protein L11: MAKKIIGFIKLQIPAGKANPSPPVGPALGQRGLNIMEFCKAFNAQTQSLEPGLPIPVVITAFADKSFTFVLKTPPATVLIKKAANLQKGSSKPHTDKVGKITRAQAEEIAKTKMPDLTASDLDAAVRTIAGSARSMGITVEGL
- the rplA gene encoding 50S ribosomal protein L1, with translation MAKISKRQQALAAKVDRNKLYPVGDALALVKECASAKFDESIDVAVQLGVDAKKSDQVVRGSVVLPAGTGKSVRVAVFAQGEKAEQAKAAGAEIVGMEDLAEQIKAGNMDFDIVIASPDTMRIVGTLGQILGPRGLMPNPKVGTVTPDVATAVKNAKAGQVQFRVDKGGIIHATIGRASFEPAALQKNLSALLEALTKAKPASSKGVYLRKIALSSTMGVGVRVD